The Anastrepha ludens isolate Willacy chromosome 2, idAnaLude1.1, whole genome shotgun sequence genome contains a region encoding:
- the LOC128866913 gene encoding uncharacterized protein K02A2.6-like, with amino-acid sequence MDRNGKQIKSSGDSHSSTDSSTFTVKTERVILQEVKRVNMAGVGNLEPFDLNHPNKWSTYMARFDLFLLANDVQEEGRQKAAFLTLAGASLYDLLASLASPKQVSNLNLPDIKTILTNHFSPRPSEIAAYYHFHKRDQYPDESVSNYIAALRTLAVDCNFGTALDRMLRDRFVCGMKDEGLQKSLLAEKDLTVQKVIERALSNEAAAISAMAMRHPSEPVNVVNDNRFRTRTKNAVNRNQQLSCNGCGGSHPRKQCPYRESLCNACGVKGHLQRACRSASNVNSHRASSSNSTNARSVSMRKKSSRRENVNQITPLVNQKKSISVTINGSTCIFEVDSGSPVTIMTESTFNSVWSNRRPDLSKCDLDLSDYQRNHIPVKGIIDVSIYYNRRKIDNLPLIIANSGGSNLVGCNWFDALGIRIEGVFAVNSGLSIKAILKKYDHLFSTDLGRYTGPPVSLQIDSAVPPVRLPPRRIPFAIKGLVEEEIDRLCCQGILEPVEYSDWATPIVPVVKKDGSIRICGDYKSTLNKAIKPHCHQIPAVSTLLASIEGGSIYAKIDLAQAYQQLVVDERSSLLQTVSTHKGAFKVTRLQFGISSAPGIFQSCIENVLQNIPGVLPYFDDIVVMGKSEDELANRLEQIFVRFDKAGLRLRKDKCQFSVPSIEFLGFKLDNLGIRPSHDKIKAIHEAPSPKDKKQLQAFLGLLNFYHAFLPNKATIAEPLHRLLDKSARWTWKEQHETAFNTLKRLIASDNVLIHYNENLPLVLTCDASPYGLGAVLSHRLADGSEKPIAFYSRTLSKAERNYAQIDREAVALVSGVKKFHNYLYGRFFTLVTDHRPLLGIFTTTKPVPNVISNTMLRRSIFLSAYNFNLVHRAGLRMGNADFLSRCPMLSEAESTTTEDILMVEISAKPVVSAQLIASQTSKDPELSKVFNWVLRGWPSKINCSDKLYQYFCRRTELSANRGCLVWGNRAVIPSTLRGSILKTLHAPHPGIVKMKAVARSYVWWPNIDAEIELVVKKCSSCQQNRNDQPQTTTHHWESAKRPWSRLHVDFAGPFRGKLFFILIDSYSKWLEVAVVNSTSSAAAIKVLRQIFATHGLPDELVSDNGTAFTSEEFRNFMKNNLIRHIRSAPFHPSTNGQAERMVQSTKNYLKKAEPGINIDLSLARYLFNQHTTPHSTTNRSPAELLFNRELKTYFDKIQPQEIVYGKVTDPVSTKPFISGSPVWVRNHSTGPRWIEGLVENQTGPISYEVRLNDSRVIKRHQDQLRSRVASEDSDCEILSTEDVEASTIQSSDEVDSSTSGHVVETQSPGPSTNLQPVASSSPTPEEPRRSKRERQAPQFYSASGC; translated from the coding sequence ACGATTCTAACCAACCATTTTTCACCACGTCCATCCGAAATTGCGGCCTATTACCATTTTCACAAACGTGATCAATATCCGGACGAGTCTGTCAGTAATTACATCGCAGCATTGCGCACATTGGCAGTGGACTGCAACTTCGGTACGGCGCTCGACCGCATGCTTCGCGACCGTTTTGTGTGTGGCATGAAGGACGAAGGACTGCAGAAAAGCTTACTGGCAGAAAAGGATCTAACAGTGCAAAAGGTTATCGAACGTGCACTTTCGAATGAGGCAGCAGCCATCAGTGCTATGGCTATGAGGCACCCCAGCGAACCAGTTAATGTTGTCAACGACAATCGTTTTCGTACACGAACAAAAAACGCCGTCAACAGAAACCAGCAGCTGTCATGCAATGGTTGTGGTGGATCACACCCTCGTAAACAGTGTCCATATCGTGAATCACTATGCAACGCATGCGGAGTCAAGGGGCATCTGCAGCGAGCCTGCCGGAGCGCGTCGAATGTCAATTCACACAGAGCGTCTTCATCCAACTCAACAAATGCTCGTTCAGTTTCAATGCGGAAAAAATCATCTCGTCGAGAGAATGTCAATCAGATCACGCCCTTGGTCAATCAGAAGAAGTCGATCTCAGTTACGATTAATGGCAGCACATGTATTTTTGAAGTGGATTCTGGGTCGCCTGTGACCATCATGACGGAATCTACGTTCAATAGCGTCTGGTCCAACAGAAGGCCAGATCTTTCCAAGTGTGATTTGGATCTTAGCGATTACCAACGCAACCACATCCCAGTCAAGGGGATCATCGATGTGTCAATTTATTACAACCGCCGTAAAATTGACAACTTGCCGCTAATCATCGCAAACAGTGGTGGCTCTAATCTTGTTGGTTGCAACTGGTTCGATGCACTGGGCATACGTATAGAAGGAGTTTTTGCCGTCAACAGTGGTCTCAGCATCAAAGCCATTCTGAAGAAATACGATcatttattctcaacagatcTTGGTCGCTACACAGGACCACCAGTGTCTTTACAAATCGATTCGGCGGTGCCGCCCGTGAGACTGCCTCCACGCCGTATACCCTTCGCCATTAAGGGCCTCGTGGAAGAAGAAATCGATCGCTTATGTTGTCAAGGTATTTTGGAGCCTGTGGAATACTCCGATTGGGCAACGCCAATAGTGCCCGTGGTAAAGAAAGATGGTTCCATCCGTATATGCGGTGACTACAAATCGACGCTGAATAAGGCAATTAAGCCACACTGCCATCAAATTCCAGCCGTTAGCACGCTTTTGGCTTCGATTGAAGGTGGatcgatttatgcaaaaattgatTTGGCACAGGCATACCAACAGCTCGTGGTTGATGAGCGTTCATCACTCCTGCAAACCGTGTCAACGCATAAAGGCGCATTCAAGGTAACCAGGCTGCAGTTTGGCATCTCATCAGCACCCGGTATATTCCAAAGCTGCATCGAAAACGTTTTGCAAAACATTCCTGGCGTCTTGCCGTACTTTGATGACATCGTGGTCATGGGTAAATCGGAAGATGAGCTCGCAAACAGACTGGAACAAATATTTGTACGTTTCGACAAGGCCGGACTACGTTTGCGCAAGGACAAGTGCCAGTTTAGTGTGCCATCCATCGAATTTTTGGGGTTTAAACTGGACAATCTCGGTATACGACCCTCACATGACAAGATCAAGGCCATTCATGAAGCACCATCGCCAAAGGACAAGAAGCAACTCCAAGCGTTTCTGGGCTTACTCAACTTTTATCACGCCTTTTTACCCAACAAAGCAACAATCGCTGAGCCGCTTCACCGCTTGCTCGACAAAAGTGCTCGATGGACTTGGAAAGAGCAACACGAAACAGCTTTCAATACGCTTAAAAGGCTGATCGCATCAGATAATGTGCTTATCCATTACAATGAGAACTTGCCCTTAGTGCTCACTTGTGACGCATCGCCGTACGGACTCGGAGCAGTTCTCAGTCACAGGTTGGCAGACGGGTCGGAGAAACCCATTGCATTCTACTCAAGGACGCTGTCGAAGGCAGAACGAAATTACGCACAGATAGATAGGGAAGCAGTCGCCCTCGTCTCTGGAGTGAAGAAATTCCACAACTACTTATATGGCAGATTTTTTACGCTTGTCACCGATCACCGTCCACTCTTGGGAATTTTCACCACAACAAAACCGGTCCCCAACGTAATTTCGAACACAATGCTTCGGCGATCAATTTTTCTCAGCGCGTACAACTTCAATTTGGTACACCGCGCTGGTCTTAGAATGGGCAATGCAGACTTTTTGAGCCGTTGTCCAATGCTGTCTGAAGCAGAGTCTACGACGACCGAAGACATTCTCATGGTAGAAATATCGGCAAAACCAGTTGTCAGCGCGCAGCTGATTGCCTCTCAAACTTCTAAGGATCCGGAGctctccaaagttttcaacTGGGTGTTAAGGGGGTGGCCCAGCAAAATCAACTGCTCCGATAAGCTGTATCAATACTTTTGCCGTCGAACTGAACTCAGTGCAAATAGAGGATGTCTAGTTTGGGGAAACCGCGCTGTAATCCCGTCTACTCTTCGAGGGTCTATTTTGAAAACTCTTCATGCACCACATCCTGGCATCGTCAAAATGAAGGCCGTTGCTCGAAGTTATGTTTGGTGGCCGAACATCGATGCGGAAATCGAACTCGTTGTGAAGAAATGCAGTTCATGTCAACAAAATCGCAACGATCAACCCCAAACAACAACGCACCACTGGGAATCTGCAAAACGTCCATGGTCCCGCCTGCATGTGGATTTCGCAGGTCCTTTTCGAGGCAAATTATTCTTCATACTCATCGACTCCTACTCTAAGTGGCTTGAAGTGGCCGTCGTTAATTCAACTTCTTCAGCGGCCGCTATTAAGGTGTTACGCCAAATATTCGCCACGCATGGGCTACCTGATGAGCTCGTGTCGGACAACGGAACAGCTTTCACATCTGAGGAGTTTAGGAACTTTATGAAGAACAATCTAATTCGACATATCCGTTCTGCACCGTTCCATCCCTCTACAAACGGGCAGGCGGAGCGAATGGTTCAAAgtaccaaaaattatttgaagaaagCAGAGCCTGGCATAAACATCGATCTCAGCCTGGCTAGATATTTGTTCAACCAACACACCACCCCGCACTCAACAACGAACCGCTCGCCTGCTGAGCTACTGTTCAATCGTGAGCTGAAAACTTATTTCGACAAAATTCAACCTCAAGAAATAGTTTACGGTAAGGTCACCGACCCTGTCAGTACTAAACCTTTTATTTCAGGCAGTCCAGTATGGGTTCGTAATCATTCGACGGGCCCGAGATGGATCGAGGGCCTGGTGGAAAATCAGACTGGGCCTATATCTTATGAGGTTCGGTTGAACGACTCTAGGGTCATCAAACGACATCAGGACCAGCTTCGTAGTCGGGTGGCATCAGAAGATTCCGACTGCGAAATACTGTCAACCGAAGACGTCGAAGCCAGCACAATCCAATCATCTGATGAAGTTGATTCAAGTACTTCTGGTCACGTCGTGGAGACTCAATCGCCAGGACCATCAACGAATCTACAGCCTGTCGCCTCGTCATCGCCAACACCGGAAGAACCGCGCAGATCGAAGCGCGAGCGACAGGCCCCACAATTCTACTCCGCCTCTGGGTGTTAA
- the LOC128866997 gene encoding uncharacterized protein LOC128866997, translating to MTLMMAQKHMKSKGEFHKDRVLKLKLPAKTTIVGYADDIAVVVVDKRLDHLEAKCNDAATRIQRWLSNAGLELAAQKTEAVLISARKKKATMKLSVGGHEILSKEAIKYLGVMIDTRLSFKQHLAAVNNKAAAVMGALTKILPNIGGPQRERRQLLSTVVDSIILYAAPVWAEAKNIHMREVILTGHGCFMGYLHRFQLAESPLCPSCPSAIESAELVAFHCDRFARERAILERVLGHSASPNDIVQDMCSSSAKWVAVRAFTGKIMLRLQFIEWERKTQQQQLQLQLRNGDELFSDRMTTNTDT from the exons ATGACACTGATGATGGCCCAAAAACATATGAAGTCAAAGGGGGAGTTCCACAAGGATCGggttctgaaattaaaacttccagcaaaaacaacaatcgtAGGTTATGCGGACGACATTGCGGTAGTTGTAGTTGACAAGCGACTGGATCATCTAGAAGCCAAATGCAATGATGCGGCAACGAGAATACAGCGTTGGCTCAGCAATGCAGGTCTAGAGCTGGCAGCCCAAAAAACGGAGGCAGTACTGATAAGTGCTCGGAAGAAAAAGGCGACCATGAAACTCTCAGTTGGTGGACACGAGATACTCTCAAAGGAGGCAATAAAATACCTAGGTGTAATGATCGACACGAGATTGAGCTTTAAGCAACATCTAGCAGCAGTTAATAACAAAGCAGCGGCGGTAATGGGCGCTCTCACAAAAATACTACCGAATATAGGTGGTCCACAAAGGGAAAGAAGGCAACTATTATCAACAGTCGTGGACTCAATCATACTCTATGCGGCACCGGTATGGGCAGAAGCAAAGAACATTCACATGCGTGAAGTG ATACTCACCGGTCATGGCTGCTTTATGGGATATCTCCACCGCTTTCAGCTGGCAGAAAGCCCACTCTGCCCAAGCTGTCCTAGTGCAATCGAAAGCGCGGAACTCGTGGCTTTTCATTGTGATCGCTTCGCACGAGAACGTGCAATACTGGAAAGGGTTTTGGGACACTCAGCTAGTCCTAATGACATCGTACAGGACATGTGCTCATCCAGTGCTAAATGGGTGGCGGTTCGAGCGTTTACTGGAAAAATTATGCTACGACTCCAATTCATTGAATGGGAGCGCAAGACCCAGCAACAGCAACTACAGTTGCAATTACGAAATGGAGATGAACTGTTTTCGGACAGAATGACGACAAACACAGACACTTGA